Proteins from one Lacrimispora sphenoides genomic window:
- a CDS encoding GGDEF domain-containing protein: protein MDNISLDEIKDKLDFFYKMYDIVRLVDPLHKRVLDYRQSSLTGTPDVCYHYWENNRICDNCISIRAYQENKSFVKMEKSREEVLLVTAIPIDNADRPAVLELLKNATDTMLVGNGDYNQGEIFSRFIKELNDAAVRDPLTTLYNRRFVDERLPVDIINALLKHKPLSVCFIDLDNFKSINDLYGHKAGDSTIKEAGEVIARNISHEDVWAARYGGDEFLLCLSGVEEDQARAIAECIQREIEQMPLSQAVKGGPLSISFGIETMKDVPVTAEELIRRADEKMYKAKKEKSSDI, encoded by the coding sequence ATGGATAATATTTCGCTGGATGAGATAAAAGACAAATTGGACTTTTTTTATAAAATGTATGATATCGTACGTTTGGTTGATCCGCTCCACAAAAGGGTGCTGGATTACCGCCAGTCATCTTTAACCGGGACACCGGATGTATGCTATCATTATTGGGAAAACAACAGGATTTGTGATAACTGTATTTCCATTAGAGCTTATCAGGAAAATAAAAGCTTTGTAAAAATGGAAAAAAGCAGGGAAGAGGTTCTTCTTGTTACAGCTATTCCCATTGATAACGCCGATCGTCCGGCGGTACTTGAGCTGTTAAAAAATGCTACTGACACAATGCTGGTGGGAAACGGTGATTATAACCAAGGAGAAATATTTTCCCGCTTTATAAAGGAGCTTAATGATGCGGCGGTGAGAGACCCCCTTACAACCCTTTATAACAGGCGTTTTGTGGATGAGCGCCTTCCGGTTGATATTATTAATGCTTTGTTAAAGCATAAGCCATTGTCCGTATGCTTTATTGATCTTGATAATTTTAAATCAATTAATGACCTTTATGGGCATAAGGCGGGGGATTCAACGATCAAAGAAGCAGGTGAAGTCATTGCCCGGAATATTTCTCATGAAGATGTTTGGGCTGCGAGATATGGAGGAGATGAGTTCCTTCTTTGCCTGAGCGGCGTTGAAGAAGACCAGGCGCGTGCAATTGCTGAATGCATTCAAAGGGAAATTGAGCAGATGCCGTTAAGCCAGGCTGTAAAAGGGGGGCCACTTTCCATCTCTTTTGGGATAGAAACCATGAAGGACGTTCCTGTGACTGCGGAGGAGCTTATACGCAGGGCGGATGAAAAGATGTATAAAGCAAAAAAGGAAAAAAGTTCGGATATATGA
- a CDS encoding flotillin family protein has product MLEIILPFVLTAAAVIVLLGILASGYVKAPPDRAFIISGLKKEPKILIGRAGIKIPFLERLDKLYLGQMTVDIKTEQSVPTNDFINVNVDAVAKVRIEPTEEGIKLAAKNFLNKNQDQITQDLQDSLQGNMREIIGTLTLKEINTDRDSFSDQVMAKASKDMKKLGIEIVSCNIQNISDENGLIKDLGADNTARIKKDASIAKAQAERDIAIAQAEADKASNDARVLAQTEISQKNNELEIRKAELKKESDSKRAEADAAYEIQNQEQQKTVQTATVNAQIAKTEREAELKNKEVAVMQQTLEAEINKKADAERYAVEQKASADLARRQREAEAKKYEQEKEAEARKAQAEAEKFAMLQEAEGIKAKGEAEAAAIQAKGLAEAEAMEKKADAMKKYGQAAMMEMIVQALPEMAKAIAEPLAAIDKVTIIDSGNGDTGVTSMGSYVPAVLAKTIESVKETTGLDITEIMKANTYDAKVTRNVNITGIPDGTNINEPASEVIVANISKDIAESTDKE; this is encoded by the coding sequence ACCGCCAGACAGGGCTTTCATTATTTCAGGATTAAAAAAAGAGCCAAAGATTTTAATCGGACGCGCCGGAATTAAAATCCCATTTCTTGAACGATTAGATAAGCTTTACCTTGGTCAGATGACGGTGGATATCAAGACAGAACAATCTGTGCCAACCAATGATTTCATCAACGTGAATGTGGACGCTGTTGCGAAAGTAAGAATTGAACCAACGGAAGAAGGAATCAAATTAGCTGCTAAGAACTTCTTAAATAAAAACCAGGATCAGATTACCCAGGACTTACAGGATTCCCTACAGGGTAATATGCGTGAGATTATCGGTACTCTTACTTTAAAAGAGATCAATACTGACAGAGATTCCTTCTCCGATCAGGTAATGGCAAAAGCATCAAAAGATATGAAAAAACTTGGGATTGAAATTGTATCTTGCAATATCCAGAATATATCCGATGAGAATGGCCTTATTAAGGATCTTGGTGCCGACAATACGGCAAGAATCAAGAAAGACGCTTCTATCGCAAAAGCTCAGGCGGAAAGAGACATTGCTATTGCTCAGGCAGAAGCGGATAAAGCCTCTAATGATGCAAGAGTACTCGCTCAAACAGAGATATCCCAGAAGAATAATGAACTTGAGATCAGGAAGGCTGAATTAAAGAAAGAATCTGACTCGAAACGCGCGGAAGCGGATGCAGCCTATGAAATTCAGAACCAGGAACAGCAAAAAACAGTTCAGACCGCTACGGTAAATGCCCAGATTGCAAAAACAGAGCGGGAAGCAGAACTAAAGAACAAAGAAGTTGCCGTTATGCAGCAGACTTTGGAAGCCGAAATTAATAAGAAAGCCGATGCAGAACGTTATGCGGTAGAACAAAAAGCTTCCGCTGACTTGGCAAGAAGACAGCGCGAAGCGGAAGCAAAGAAATACGAGCAGGAAAAAGAGGCAGAAGCAAGAAAAGCCCAGGCGGAAGCAGAAAAATTTGCTATGCTCCAGGAAGCCGAAGGTATTAAAGCCAAAGGAGAAGCAGAAGCTGCTGCCATTCAGGCGAAGGGTCTTGCAGAGGCGGAAGCAATGGAAAAGAAAGCGGATGCAATGAAGAAATACGGGCAGGCCGCAATGATGGAAATGATTGTGCAGGCATTGCCAGAGATGGCAAAGGCAATTGCAGAACCATTAGCTGCAATTGATAAGGTTACTATAATTGACAGCGGGAATGGTGATACAGGTGTAACTTCCATGGGGAGCTATGTACCAGCTGTCTTAGCTAAGACGATTGAGTCTGTAAAAGAAACAACCGGTTTGGATATCACAGAGATCATGAAGGCAAATACATATGATGCCAAGGTAACCAGAAATGTAAATATTACTGGAATTCCTGATGGTACAAATATAAATGAACCGGCAAGTGAAGTAATTGTTGCAAACATCAGCAAGGATATTGCTGAAAGCACAGATAAAGAGTAA